A DNA window from Acidimicrobiales bacterium contains the following coding sequences:
- a CDS encoding DMT family transporter, whose amino-acid sequence MTVGASVVAALGAAMSFALAAILQQEAAQSMPVDKTLTLRLLTELLRRPKWVAGVGLLVAGYGLQLVALAYGPVALVQPIVITELAFAIPLAIWRRRRPAGRREWTGIGCVLVGIATFLLVASPQSGNPDPGRFAWLLALLPAGAAIVLASGLGAKASGPKRAMLLGAAAGMAFGVLAVLTKATTHLLGESVGRAFTSWQLYGVVALGILALVLSQSAYQAGPLAYSLPLVGVLEPVVAVFMGATVLGEQVQMHGPALLLELLAALVACGGIELLATSPTVLSIYEEGGHPDGGLVSPGQPCTRPAPAPMGCRCRARQSSVGSRGAGIKLLGRDGHDSSITGCTSLW is encoded by the coding sequence ATGACGGTCGGGGCCTCCGTGGTGGCAGCCCTGGGCGCGGCGATGAGCTTCGCCCTGGCGGCCATCCTTCAGCAGGAGGCCGCACAGTCGATGCCCGTGGACAAGACGCTCACGTTGAGACTCCTCACCGAATTGCTGCGGAGACCGAAGTGGGTGGCGGGCGTGGGGTTGCTCGTCGCCGGATACGGCCTCCAACTCGTGGCGTTGGCCTATGGGCCGGTCGCGCTCGTCCAGCCCATCGTCATCACCGAGCTTGCCTTCGCCATCCCGCTCGCCATCTGGCGACGCCGTCGCCCCGCCGGGCGTCGCGAGTGGACCGGGATCGGCTGCGTCCTGGTCGGAATCGCCACCTTCCTCCTGGTGGCATCGCCCCAGAGCGGGAACCCCGACCCGGGTCGATTCGCATGGCTCCTGGCTCTGCTGCCGGCCGGAGCCGCCATCGTGCTGGCCTCCGGCCTCGGCGCCAAGGCGAGCGGTCCGAAGCGGGCAATGCTCCTCGGCGCCGCTGCGGGAATGGCCTTCGGTGTCCTTGCCGTGCTCACCAAGGCCACGACGCACCTGCTGGGTGAAAGCGTGGGCCGGGCCTTCACGAGCTGGCAGCTCTACGGCGTGGTCGCGCTGGGGATCCTCGCCCTCGTCTTGTCGCAGAGCGCGTACCAGGCGGGGCCCCTCGCGTACTCCCTTCCGCTGGTGGGAGTGCTCGAACCTGTCGTCGCGGTCTTCATGGGCGCCACCGTGCTGGGCGAGCAGGTCCAGATGCACGGACCGGCGCTGCTGCTCGAGCTTCTGGCCGCCCTCGTGGCGTGCGGCGGGATCGAGCTCCTCGCCACCTCCCCCACCGTGCTCAGCATCTACGAGGAGGGGGGACACCCCGATGGCGGTCTCGTTTCGCCGGGGCAGCCATGCACCCGCCCGGCACCGGCTCCGATGGGATGCCGGTGCCGGGCGCGGCAGTCGTCC
- a CDS encoding DedA family protein produces the protein MTVGLLSDLQVDAALSYLVAFLVPTLDAVFPVLPSETAIVALGVATAGSIDPRIAVLVALAAGGAFLGDNLCYLIGRHYGPWANRTFFSSARGAERRAWAERTLERFGARLIIVCRFVPGGRTAVTFTCGAIGYPRRQFVPATATAGVIWATYAFFIGRLGGKAFAGKPWAGFLLALGLALVVSIAIELARRVVGWRRQLGESAL, from the coding sequence ATGACGGTCGGCCTTCTCTCGGACCTCCAGGTCGACGCGGCCCTGTCGTACCTCGTGGCCTTCCTGGTCCCCACCCTCGACGCCGTCTTCCCCGTCCTCCCGAGCGAGACGGCCATCGTGGCATTGGGTGTCGCCACCGCCGGGAGCATCGATCCGCGAATCGCCGTCCTGGTCGCCCTCGCCGCAGGCGGAGCGTTTCTCGGAGACAATCTGTGTTATCTGATCGGGCGGCACTACGGCCCGTGGGCCAACCGGACGTTCTTCTCGAGTGCCCGTGGCGCCGAACGCAGGGCATGGGCCGAGCGCACGCTCGAGCGCTTCGGCGCCCGCCTCATCATCGTCTGCCGCTTTGTCCCCGGCGGCCGCACCGCCGTGACGTTCACCTGCGGCGCGATCGGCTACCCGCGACGGCAGTTCGTCCCCGCCACAGCCACCGCCGGGGTGATCTGGGCGACATACGCCTTCTTCATCGGCCGGCTCGGTGGCAAGGCCTTCGCCGGCAAGCCCTGGGCGGGCTTTCTCCTCGCCCTCGGCCTGGCGCTCGTCGTGAGCATCGCCATCGAGCTCGCCCGTCGCGTCGTCGGCTGGCGGCGCCAGCTCGGGGAGAGTGCGCTGTGA
- a CDS encoding TerC/Alx family metal homeostasis membrane protein: MSVPLWCWFAAGALIAALLAVDFAVHRGVRQISLRYAIAVSAGWIGVGVLFGLVLGATRGWDSASEYFAGYLIEKSLSIDNIFVFALLFGSFGVSPTHQRRVLFYGVFGALVLRGVFITAGASLLDHFSWALYVLGALLLLSAGRMVRDTALVDPERNFVIKGLRRVLPVTPTYVGARFFGRHDGRLMATPLLVALIAIEVTDLVFAMDSIPAIFGVTRDVFVVFTANAFAVLGLRALYFVLAGALHRFAYIKYGVAALLIFVGLKMLLAWLVVIPILASLIAIVVIIGISIAISVWHEPRKAVVPAGASRT; the protein is encoded by the coding sequence GTGAGTGTTCCCCTGTGGTGCTGGTTTGCGGCCGGTGCGTTGATCGCCGCTCTCCTCGCCGTCGATTTCGCCGTGCACCGCGGCGTCCGCCAGATCAGCCTCCGGTATGCGATCGCCGTCAGCGCCGGCTGGATCGGCGTCGGTGTCCTGTTCGGACTGGTACTGGGAGCGACCCGGGGTTGGGACAGTGCATCGGAGTACTTTGCCGGCTACCTCATCGAGAAGTCGCTGAGCATCGACAACATCTTCGTCTTCGCTCTCCTCTTTGGCTCCTTTGGCGTGTCACCGACCCATCAACGCCGAGTCCTCTTCTACGGAGTCTTCGGCGCGCTCGTGCTTCGAGGCGTCTTCATCACCGCCGGTGCCTCACTCCTCGACCACTTCAGCTGGGCCCTCTACGTCCTGGGCGCCCTCTTGCTCCTCTCGGCAGGACGCATGGTGCGTGACACCGCTCTTGTCGATCCGGAGCGCAATTTCGTCATCAAGGGTCTCCGCCGTGTTCTCCCTGTGACTCCCACGTACGTCGGCGCACGGTTCTTCGGTCGGCACGACGGCAGACTGATGGCGACACCACTGCTCGTGGCGCTGATTGCCATTGAGGTCACCGATCTGGTCTTCGCCATGGACTCCATCCCCGCGATCTTCGGAGTCACGAGAGACGTCTTCGTCGTCTTCACTGCGAATGCCTTCGCCGTTCTGGGTCTTCGTGCGCTGTATTTCGTGCTGGCCGGCGCGCTCCACCGATTCGCCTACATCAAGTACGGGGTGGCTGCGCTTCTCATCTTCGTCGGACTCAAGATGTTGCTGGCCTGGTTGGTGGTCATCCCGATCCTCGCCAGCCTGATCGCCATCGTGGTGATCATCGGCATCTCGATCGCCATCAGCGTCTGGCACGAACCGCGCAAGGCGGTGGTGCCGGCGGGAGCATCCAGGACGTGA
- a CDS encoding M48 family metalloprotease, with protein MIRNTVKTAFLLGAIGGLLVICGGLVAGRAGTLLGLGFGLVVVSGSWWFSDRLAIRVARARRLGPDEAPGLQAMVVELARRAELRAPRMYLSSCPQPNAFATGRSPKHAVVVVTEGLLALLEPAEVRSVIAHELAHIRHRDTLLTSVAAALATGVSALANLALFSSLLGGRSRDDGPGPFGALLAALVAPVAAGLLHLALSRSREFDADRTGADIAGGGETLARALERINGYAHVVPMALAPAQASAWVVNPLGPGVAFARLFSTHPPVAERVARLRARAAHPAAGHGLLDR; from the coding sequence GTGATTCGCAACACGGTGAAGACCGCATTCTTGCTCGGCGCCATCGGCGGCCTCCTGGTCATCTGCGGCGGGCTCGTCGCAGGACGTGCGGGGACCCTGCTCGGCCTGGGATTCGGGCTTGTCGTCGTAAGCGGCTCCTGGTGGTTCTCGGACCGGCTGGCCATCCGCGTCGCCCGGGCGCGCCGCCTGGGTCCCGACGAGGCGCCCGGCCTTCAGGCGATGGTGGTGGAGCTCGCCCGACGGGCGGAACTTCGCGCACCGCGGATGTACCTGTCGTCGTGCCCGCAGCCCAACGCTTTCGCCACCGGGCGCAGCCCCAAGCACGCAGTGGTGGTCGTGACCGAGGGTCTGCTGGCCTTGCTCGAGCCGGCCGAGGTCCGGTCGGTGATCGCCCACGAGCTCGCCCACATCCGCCATCGCGACACGCTGCTCACCTCGGTGGCCGCCGCGCTGGCGACCGGCGTCTCGGCGCTCGCCAACCTGGCTTTGTTCTCGTCATTGCTGGGTGGGCGCAGCCGCGACGACGGCCCAGGGCCGTTCGGCGCCCTGCTCGCAGCGCTGGTGGCGCCCGTCGCAGCGGGACTCCTGCACCTCGCCCTGTCACGCAGTCGCGAGTTCGACGCCGACCGTACCGGGGCCGACATCGCCGGTGGTGGCGAGACGCTGGCCCGGGCCCTCGAGCGCATCAACGGATACGCCCACGTCGTGCCCATGGCCCTGGCGCCCGCGCAGGCCTCGGCGTGGGTGGTGAACCCGCTCGGGCCCGGCGTGGCCTTCGCCCGGCTCTTCTCGACGCACCCGCCGGTGGCCGAGCGCGTGGCCCGCCTCCGCGCACGCGCGGCACACCCGGCCGCCGGTCACGGCCTTCTTGACCGATAA
- a CDS encoding response regulator transcription factor, producing the protein MATTVVVVEDESKLRDLLRSYLEREGMVVLSTGLGAEALAFARRADPDLVILDLGLPDLSGEDVATELRTFTDVPILILTAKASESDRIRGLELGADDYMTKPFSPRELVLRARAIVRRGRTTAGHDDRSSFGDGQLVIDEGRREVMVRGDTVKLTPTEWGLLLALATTPGRVYSRLELINRVRGYEFEGYERTVDSHIKNLRRKIELDPHAPLIVETVLGGGYRLRLPRDG; encoded by the coding sequence ATGGCGACCACGGTGGTGGTCGTCGAGGACGAGAGCAAGTTGCGGGACCTCCTCCGCTCCTATCTCGAGCGTGAAGGCATGGTCGTGCTGTCGACGGGACTCGGAGCCGAGGCCCTTGCCTTCGCCCGCAGGGCGGACCCCGACCTCGTGATCCTCGACCTCGGTCTCCCCGACCTGTCCGGTGAGGACGTCGCCACCGAGCTGCGCACCTTCACCGACGTTCCGATTCTGATCCTGACGGCGAAGGCGTCCGAGAGCGACCGGATCCGAGGTCTGGAACTCGGCGCCGATGACTACATGACCAAGCCGTTCAGCCCGCGCGAGCTCGTGCTGCGCGCGCGGGCCATCGTGCGTCGGGGTCGGACCACGGCCGGGCACGACGACCGATCCTCCTTCGGTGACGGCCAGCTGGTGATCGACGAGGGTCGACGAGAGGTGATGGTTCGCGGCGACACTGTCAAGCTGACCCCTACGGAATGGGGGCTGTTACTCGCCCTGGCCACGACTCCCGGCCGCGTGTACTCACGTCTCGAGTTGATCAACAGGGTGCGCGGCTACGAATTCGAGGGCTACGAGCGGACGGTCGACTCTCACATCAAGAACCTTCGGCGCAAGATCGAGCTGGACCCCCATGCCCCTCTGATCGTTGAGACGGTGCTCGGAGGCGGCTATCGGCTTCGCCTCCCCCGTGATGGCTGA
- a CDS encoding ATP-binding protein: protein MAEIRDPASTVQGRANLVPPERGTAVGVLSPIGWRLARVIALVSLIALGLLAGVTLVFASADVSTLARQQEDDLAHAVASALAVSYRASGSWSNADLSAPLTLATRAGIAVRVTDASSGLVASAIPEGSRPDSRGRPRSLPILVEGHRVGSVTVQVGATGIGAVGSHLRGTLAAAVAGSAAVVALLAVFAGFVAARRITRPVVSLTRAARAMAAGERGTRVGDIEAPGELAELSSAFDHMADTLEHEDHLRRVLVADIAHELRTPLAILQASTEALVDGVSEPNVQTLSSLHDETIRLSRIVEDLEVLAAAEAAGLSMDHRPVDLARVAAGAADAMEARVDSAGLVLVRSLEPVVMRGDKARLHQVVTNLLTNAVKFTPAGGRISLTVEAADRHARLVVADTGVGIPSDELPYVFDRFWRGRAARQVEGSGVGLAVVVELVHAHGGEVSVTSQDEQGAHFVVTFPRS, encoded by the coding sequence ATGGCTGAGATCCGCGACCCGGCCTCGACCGTGCAAGGTCGCGCCAACCTGGTTCCCCCGGAGCGGGGGACGGCGGTCGGAGTGCTGTCGCCGATCGGCTGGCGCCTCGCCCGCGTGATCGCACTGGTCTCGCTCATCGCCCTGGGGCTCCTCGCGGGCGTCACCCTGGTGTTCGCCAGTGCCGATGTCTCGACTCTGGCGCGCCAGCAAGAGGACGACCTGGCCCACGCGGTGGCAAGCGCGTTGGCGGTCAGCTACCGCGCCTCGGGGTCGTGGTCGAACGCGGATCTGTCGGCCCCCTTGACACTGGCCACGAGAGCGGGCATCGCAGTACGCGTGACCGATGCCTCGAGCGGTCTGGTCGCGAGCGCCATCCCAGAAGGCTCCCGCCCGGACTCGCGGGGCCGGCCTCGGTCACTGCCGATTCTGGTCGAGGGCCACCGGGTCGGATCCGTGACGGTGCAGGTCGGAGCTACCGGCATCGGTGCGGTCGGCAGCCACCTGCGCGGCACACTGGCCGCGGCAGTGGCCGGGAGCGCGGCGGTCGTCGCCCTGCTGGCGGTGTTCGCCGGCTTCGTCGCCGCCAGGAGGATCACGCGGCCCGTCGTGTCTCTGACCCGAGCGGCGCGGGCCATGGCAGCCGGAGAGCGTGGGACCCGTGTGGGCGACATCGAGGCGCCGGGCGAGCTGGCCGAGCTGTCCAGCGCGTTCGACCACATGGCGGACACCCTGGAACACGAGGACCACCTGCGCCGAGTGCTCGTGGCTGACATCGCGCACGAGCTACGTACGCCCCTTGCGATACTGCAGGCGTCGACCGAGGCGTTGGTGGACGGCGTGTCCGAGCCGAACGTCCAGACGCTCTCGTCGCTGCACGACGAGACGATCCGGCTGTCGCGCATCGTGGAGGACTTGGAGGTCCTGGCCGCCGCGGAAGCGGCGGGTCTCTCGATGGACCATCGGCCTGTCGACCTTGCCCGAGTGGCGGCGGGTGCTGCCGACGCCATGGAGGCTCGCGTGGATTCGGCGGGGCTCGTCCTCGTGCGGTCGCTCGAGCCCGTCGTCATGAGAGGCGACAAGGCGCGCTTGCACCAAGTGGTGACCAACCTTCTCACCAACGCGGTCAAGTTCACCCCGGCGGGCGGCCGCATTTCGCTCACCGTCGAGGCCGCGGACCGTCATGCGCGGCTGGTCGTCGCCGACACGGGCGTCGGCATCCCCTCGGACGAGCTGCCGTATGTCTTTGACCGGTTCTGGCGCGGGCGCGCCGCCCGACAGGTCGAGGGGAGTGGAGTCGGGCTCGCCGTCGTGGTCGAATTGGTGCACGCCCACGGAGGCGAGGTGAGCGTGACGAGCCAGGACGAGCAGGGCGCGCACTTCGTCGTCACCTTCCCCCGCTCGTAG